Proteins co-encoded in one Halococcoides cellulosivorans genomic window:
- a CDS encoding hydrogenase maturation protease has translation MSDIVPSARPLVVLGVGSGQGDDRAGVALVDRLEAMDPPDVTAIAGGVAPENYTGPIREADPRAILVVDAVESGADPGAIGAFGIDDLRMGSISTHSAPPTMLVDFLEGTTDATVSLVGIQPATLDGATLSVPVARAVEALATTIASPREGV, from the coding sequence GTGAGCGACATCGTCCCGTCGGCCCGCCCGCTCGTCGTCCTCGGTGTCGGTTCCGGGCAGGGCGACGACCGCGCGGGGGTCGCACTCGTCGACCGCCTGGAGGCGATGGACCCGCCCGACGTGACCGCGATCGCGGGCGGGGTCGCCCCGGAGAACTACACAGGCCCGATCCGGGAGGCCGATCCACGCGCGATCCTCGTCGTCGACGCCGTCGAATCGGGGGCCGATCCGGGCGCGATCGGGGCGTTCGGGATCGACGACCTCCGGATGGGGTCGATCTCCACCCACAGCGCGCCCCCGACGATGCTCGTCGACTTCCTGGAAGGGACGACCGACGCGACGGTGTCACTCGTCGGGATTCAGCCCGCGACCCTCGACGGCGCGACGCTCTCGGTGCCGGTCGCCCGCGCGGTCGAAGCCCTCGCCACGACGATCGCGTCACCGCGGGAAGGTGTGTGA
- a CDS encoding 4Fe-4S binding protein encodes MSVGTFLTEALRTLRMDSATIDYPNESRELPDRFRGKIAFEATPCTGCGMCERHCAADAIVVDGDADEVTWAYDTARCMFCGQCVESCPTNALESTDEYDLADSDSDTLRESHTFPR; translated from the coding sequence ATGAGCGTTGGAACATTCCTGACCGAAGCACTCCGAACCCTCCGGATGGACAGCGCGACGATCGACTACCCCAACGAGTCCCGCGAACTCCCCGATCGATTCCGCGGGAAGATCGCCTTCGAGGCGACGCCGTGTACCGGCTGTGGCATGTGTGAACGCCACTGTGCGGCCGACGCCATCGTCGTCGACGGCGACGCCGACGAGGTGACCTGGGCGTACGACACTGCGCGGTGTATGTTCTGTGGGCAGTGTGTCGAATCCTGCCCGACGAACGCGCTCGAATCGACCGACGAGTACGATCTCGCGGATAGCGACAGTGACACGCTGCGCGAGTCACACACCTTCCCGCGGTGA
- a CDS encoding complex I subunit 1 family protein codes for MTTTTIAEGAFALLVFPGLAFAVGYGLFAEFFDRKLTARLQNRVGPGPTQPIADYVKLFSNESIVPEDATSAVFRVAPLVALAAVLTAILYVPTYATSAAAAFEGDLVVVLALLAVPSVALVFGGWHSGNAFSRIGTHRTLTQLFGYEVPFFLACLAPAIAAESWSISAVTQYVAAHPLTIVVFVPGLIVALAGLQAKLERLPFDIPKAKTELAGGATVEYSGRKLAALELTKDVEFVVGAALIAALFLGGPFPATVLGGPAAIAAGLGVFVVKTLAVVATLSVLAAVVARLRIEQMVRVHLTWLLGLAIAQIVIVIALGTVEVIP; via the coding sequence ATGACGACCACCACGATCGCCGAGGGCGCGTTTGCACTGCTGGTCTTCCCGGGACTGGCGTTCGCCGTGGGCTACGGCCTGTTCGCGGAGTTTTTCGACCGGAAGCTGACCGCGCGGCTCCAGAACCGCGTCGGACCGGGCCCGACCCAGCCGATCGCGGACTACGTCAAGCTGTTCTCGAACGAGTCGATCGTCCCCGAGGACGCGACGAGTGCGGTGTTCCGGGTCGCGCCGCTGGTCGCACTCGCCGCCGTGCTCACCGCGATCCTCTATGTCCCGACCTACGCGACCAGTGCGGCCGCCGCGTTCGAGGGCGATCTGGTCGTCGTGCTCGCGCTCCTGGCGGTCCCGTCGGTCGCGCTCGTCTTTGGCGGTTGGCACTCGGGCAACGCCTTCTCGCGGATCGGCACCCACCGCACGCTGACTCAACTGTTCGGCTACGAGGTGCCCTTCTTCCTCGCGTGTCTCGCGCCGGCGATCGCCGCCGAAAGCTGGTCGATCAGCGCGGTGACCCAGTACGTCGCCGCGCATCCGCTCACGATCGTCGTCTTCGTCCCGGGCCTGATCGTCGCGCTCGCGGGCTTGCAGGCCAAACTCGAACGCCTCCCGTTCGACATCCCGAAAGCGAAGACCGAACTCGCGGGTGGCGCGACCGTCGAGTATTCGGGCCGGAAACTCGCCGCCCTCGAACTCACGAAAGACGTCGAGTTCGTCGTCGGCGCGGCGCTGATCGCCGCGCTGTTTCTCGGCGGGCCCTTCCCCGCGACCGTCCTCGGTGGCCCGGCGGCGATCGCGGCCGGCCTCGGGGTGTTCGTCGTCAAGACCCTGGCGGTCGTCGCGACGCTGTCGGTGCTCGCGGCGGTCGTCGCCCGACTCCGCATCGAGCAGATGGTCCGGGTGCATCTGACCTGGCTGCTCGGCCTCGCGATCGCACAGATCGTGATCGTCATCGCACTCGGAACCGTCGAGGTGATCCCATGA
- a CDS encoding hydrogenase large subunit encodes MTEETTLPVGPQHPALKEPASFELTVDGEEIVDAHLSLSHNHRGIEQAALSKSYIENIYLLERICGICSHSHTTAFVGAIEELADLDVPPRARYLRSLVGELERIHSHMLWLGVAGHEIGFETLWQYAWRDREIVLDLLESLTGNRVHYAINTPGGVREDLTDDHRAELRDGIDDLRKRMDFYARTVPEEETVRMRLAGVGHVSKERTKELCAAGPTARASGVDTDVRRDDPYAAYDELDFEVVTEDGGDLLARTVVRIREIQQSLDLIEQVLDRIPEGPIAPETPLQARLAGLGEGTVTSRYEAPRGELFHYVASDGSDEPARVHVRVPTLANWPTVVESLRGANLADTPIVVAGIDPCISCTSRIGVDVAGGDDHTLDDLRAYAFEYYDQEAP; translated from the coding sequence ATGACCGAGGAGACCACCCTGCCGGTCGGCCCTCAGCATCCCGCGCTCAAAGAGCCTGCGAGCTTCGAGTTGACCGTCGACGGCGAGGAGATCGTCGACGCGCACCTCTCGCTGTCGCACAACCACCGGGGGATCGAACAGGCCGCGCTGTCGAAAAGCTACATCGAGAACATCTACCTGCTCGAACGCATCTGTGGCATCTGTTCACACAGCCACACCACGGCCTTCGTCGGCGCGATCGAGGAGTTGGCGGACCTCGACGTGCCGCCGCGAGCGCGCTACCTGCGATCGCTGGTGGGCGAACTCGAACGCATTCACAGCCACATGCTCTGGCTGGGCGTCGCGGGCCACGAGATCGGCTTCGAGACGCTCTGGCAGTACGCCTGGCGTGACCGCGAGATCGTCCTCGACCTGCTCGAATCGCTGACGGGCAATCGCGTCCACTACGCGATCAACACGCCCGGCGGCGTTCGCGAAGACCTCACCGACGACCACCGCGCGGAACTCCGCGACGGGATCGACGACCTCCGCAAGCGGATGGACTTCTACGCGCGGACCGTTCCCGAAGAGGAGACCGTCCGGATGCGCCTCGCTGGCGTCGGGCACGTCTCGAAAGAACGCACGAAAGAACTCTGTGCCGCCGGGCCGACCGCACGGGCGTCGGGCGTCGACACCGACGTGCGCCGGGACGACCCCTACGCCGCCTACGACGAGTTGGATTTCGAGGTCGTCACCGAGGACGGCGGCGACCTCCTCGCGCGCACGGTCGTGCGCATTCGCGAGATCCAGCAGAGTCTGGATCTCATCGAGCAGGTCCTCGATCGGATCCCCGAGGGCCCGATCGCCCCCGAGACGCCACTCCAGGCCCGCCTCGCCGGCCTCGGTGAGGGCACCGTCACCAGTCGGTACGAAGCGCCGCGTGGCGAACTGTTCCACTACGTCGCGAGCGACGGGTCGGACGAACCCGCCCGGGTTCACGTCCGCGTGCCGACGCTGGCGAACTGGCCGACCGTCGTCGAGAGCCTGCGCGGGGCGAACCTCGCGGACACGCCGATCGTCGTCGCGGGGATCGACCCGTGTATCAGCTGTACGTCCCGGATCGGCGTCGACGTCGCGGGTGGCGACGACCACACGCTGGACGACCTCCGGGCGTACGCCTTCGAGTACTACGACCAGGAGGCGCCATGA
- a CDS encoding NADH-quinone oxidoreductase subunit C, whose product MSSLETELREEAGDAIGRVVEEDRLRVAVDADRIERVVEALQAAGVEHLTAITGVDEGEAIGVYYHFLARGPGADRLVTLEATVAYDGSIPTITDLVPGAALYERELMDMVGVRVEGHPNPEPLLLADDYDGGPPLREESR is encoded by the coding sequence ATGTCGTCGCTGGAGACTGAACTCCGCGAGGAGGCCGGCGACGCGATCGGTCGCGTCGTCGAGGAGGACCGCCTGCGCGTCGCCGTCGACGCCGACCGGATCGAGCGCGTCGTCGAGGCCCTCCAGGCGGCGGGCGTCGAGCACCTGACGGCGATCACCGGCGTCGACGAGGGCGAGGCCATCGGGGTGTACTATCACTTCCTCGCGCGCGGGCCCGGCGCGGACCGTCTGGTCACGCTCGAAGCCACGGTCGCATACGACGGGTCGATCCCGACGATCACCGATCTTGTGCCCGGCGCCGCCCTCTACGAGCGCGAACTGATGGACATGGTCGGCGTCCGGGTCGAGGGCCACCCCAACCCCGAGCCACTCCTGCTGGCCGACGACTACGACGGCGGCCCGCCGCTCCGGGAGGAATCGCGATGA
- a CDS encoding NADH-quinone oxidoreductase subunit B family protein, whose protein sequence is MGLIDWARRESPWILHLNCGSCNGCDIETLDALMPRYDVERLGIKQQGSPRHADVLVATGPVTEQMRPRLERVYAQMPEPKLVVAAGSCASSGGVFRDCYNCAGGVDEVVPVDAYVPGCPISPEALIDGIVTALEAGGREGQAAEIDARATELFADDPEGSNVVAGD, encoded by the coding sequence ATGGGACTCATCGACTGGGCACGACGGGAATCGCCGTGGATCCTGCATCTGAACTGCGGGAGTTGCAACGGCTGTGATATCGAGACGCTGGACGCACTGATGCCCCGGTACGACGTCGAACGACTGGGGATCAAACAACAGGGCTCGCCGCGCCACGCCGACGTGCTCGTGGCGACGGGGCCCGTGACCGAACAGATGCGCCCCCGCCTGGAGCGGGTGTACGCACAGATGCCCGAGCCGAAACTCGTCGTCGCCGCGGGGTCGTGTGCCTCCTCGGGCGGCGTCTTCCGGGACTGTTATAACTGCGCCGGCGGCGTCGACGAGGTCGTCCCCGTCGACGCGTACGTCCCGGGCTGTCCGATCAGCCCCGAGGCGCTGATCGACGGCATCGTCACCGCGCTCGAAGCGGGCGGACGAGAGGGCCAGGCCGCCGAGATCGACGCCCGCGCGACCGAACTGTTCGCGGACGATCCGGAGGGGAGCAATGTCGTCGCTGGAGACTGA
- a CDS encoding type IV pilin — protein MTDRDADESSAIVDRPAGLIESFNAIGADDDAVSPVIGVILMIAITVILAAVLATFALGMGDRLGEPTPKVSFTTEYDADADTLTITHASGSPIPEDELTIVQPDGTEADWIDHSDVASGATVSAGDQATLDDVDDTDTVRLLWHGPGGEASATLAVWRGPR, from the coding sequence ATGACTGATCGAGACGCCGATGAATCGAGTGCGATCGTCGACCGACCGGCCGGACTGATCGAGTCGTTCAATGCGATCGGTGCGGACGACGACGCGGTCAGCCCGGTCATCGGGGTCATCCTGATGATCGCCATCACGGTGATCCTCGCGGCGGTCCTCGCGACGTTCGCGCTCGGGATGGGCGATCGGCTCGGCGAACCGACGCCGAAAGTGTCGTTCACCACCGAGTACGACGCGGACGCGGACACCCTGACGATCACCCACGCCAGCGGCTCACCGATCCCCGAAGACGAACTCACGATCGTGCAACCAGACGGCACGGAGGCCGACTGGATCGACCACTCTGATGTCGCAAGCGGCGCGACCGTCTCTGCGGGCGATCAGGCGACGCTGGACGATGTCGACGACACCGACACCGTTCGCCTGCTGTGGCACGGCCCTGGCGGCGAGGCGAGTGCGACGCTCGCCGTCTGGCGTGGGCCCCGCTGA
- a CDS encoding type IV pilin has product MHIPPPFEDARAASPVIGVIFAVALTLVVALAGATFVLSTTDATADSVTLGPEASFDIDWDGDPTSSGAVTITHTGGEAVPGDRLVVRGTSGDGTTAVETVWRDSGTVSPGDTYTVPDVGATDHLRLVWTSPDSDRTVVYASWTGPHA; this is encoded by the coding sequence ATGCACATTCCACCCCCCTTCGAGGACGCACGCGCGGCCAGCCCCGTGATCGGCGTGATCTTCGCGGTCGCACTCACGCTCGTGGTCGCGCTTGCGGGCGCGACGTTCGTCCTCTCGACGACGGACGCGACCGCAGACAGCGTGACGCTCGGGCCCGAGGCCAGTTTCGACATCGACTGGGACGGCGACCCGACGAGTAGCGGTGCGGTGACGATCACCCACACCGGCGGCGAGGCGGTCCCCGGCGACCGACTGGTCGTGCGCGGAACGTCGGGTGACGGCACGACGGCGGTCGAGACGGTCTGGCGCGATTCGGGCACGGTTTCGCCCGGCGACACCTACACCGTCCCGGACGTCGGCGCGACCGACCACCTCAGACTGGTCTGGACGTCGCCCGACAGCGATCGCACCGTGGTCTACGCGAGTTGGACCGGCCCACACGCCTGA
- a CDS encoding type IV pilin yields MFTELRADDDAVSPVIGVILMVAITVILAAVIATFVLGLGDQLQTTSPQASFNTDLDTSGTNDNLTITHSSGDSISASELYIINDGNEATWETVGSSGDVNAGSSITLEDGVTNIDSTPVDLTQTVRVVWRSGEGDSSATMTTFDGTS; encoded by the coding sequence ATGTTTACAGAACTACGCGCGGACGACGACGCGGTGAGCCCGGTCATCGGGGTCATCCTGATGGTGGCCATCACGGTGATTCTGGCCGCGGTCATCGCGACGTTCGTCCTCGGACTCGGAGACCAGCTTCAGACCACCTCGCCCCAGGCGAGTTTCAACACGGATCTCGACACCTCGGGGACCAACGACAACCTGACGATTACCCACAGTAGTGGTGACTCGATCTCGGCAAGCGAACTGTACATCATCAACGATGGAAACGAGGCAACGTGGGAAACGGTAGGATCGAGTGGAGACGTCAACGCTGGGTCCAGCATTACCCTGGAAGATGGCGTTACTAACATCGATAGCACTCCTGTCGACCTGACTCAAACAGTCCGCGTCGTCTGGCGGTCTGGTGAGGGCGACAGTTCCGCGACGATGACGACGTTCGACGGCACGAGCTAA
- a CDS encoding type II toxin-antitoxin system VapC family toxin, which produces MVADAGSEAYYGVATARSSTTEAEVRNRLLGYPRIDVDDEIARTAGELLANADDRAGSSSGVGSNDAYIAAMAVVLDDAVLTANVEDFDALGVPVETY; this is translated from the coding sequence GTGGTTGCCGACGCCGGTAGCGAGGCGTACTACGGCGTCGCCACGGCCCGGAGTTCGACGACCGAAGCGGAGGTCCGGAATCGACTCCTCGGCTATCCGCGGATCGACGTCGACGACGAAATCGCACGGACGGCAGGCGAACTCCTCGCGAACGCTGACGATCGGGCTGGATCGAGCTCTGGCGTCGGATCGAACGACGCGTACATCGCCGCGATGGCTGTCGTCCTCGACGATGCGGTCCTGACGGCCAACGTCGAAGACTTCGACGCACTCGGTGTCCCGGTCGAGACCTACTAA
- a CDS encoding ATP-binding protein yields the protein MTEFVNRTEELDRLRDCFESDDAELVVVYGRRRLGKTRLVKQALREYDETVFYQARQKTRTLQIEQFVETAAETVPGIERIRQDWEPLIEYLAEQDAIVVLDEFPYLIEQDESLPSVLQALFDHEFAASSGTIVLVGSSISMMEEATLLGDSPLYGRSSLKLDVRQLPFDAAVEFLPEDATPDDSVRAWSVFGGVPYYLEELDPTASLGENIHHTALARHGSLHSEPEYVLRMELQEPTRYFSILEAIAGGATGRNDIAGATGIEYNQLSTYLDRLTRLRLIERRVPVTERPERSKRSQYRIRDPYFRFWFRFLYGSQDRYAEYGAGAYDRLIEPAMGDFVAPAFEELCCRALWTLYDEYPVVNVGQWWYQDHEIDVVGLTDEGVLVAGECKYQSSPADFSALSSLERHVEELRWTPDGGGDRTCEYALFSRSGFSDSLRDAAADRSDLRLFSLADVVETLTADRS from the coding sequence ATGACCGAGTTCGTGAACCGAACCGAGGAACTCGACCGGTTACGAGACTGCTTCGAGTCCGACGACGCCGAACTCGTCGTCGTCTACGGTCGTCGCCGGTTGGGGAAGACTCGTCTCGTCAAGCAGGCCCTCAGAGAGTACGACGAGACCGTCTTCTACCAGGCCCGGCAGAAAACCCGGACCCTCCAGATCGAGCAGTTCGTCGAGACGGCCGCCGAGACGGTGCCCGGGATCGAACGGATCAGACAGGATTGGGAGCCACTCATCGAGTATCTGGCCGAGCAGGACGCGATCGTCGTCCTCGACGAGTTCCCGTACCTGATCGAACAGGACGAGAGTCTCCCGTCCGTGTTGCAGGCACTGTTCGATCACGAATTCGCGGCGTCGAGTGGCACCATCGTCCTCGTGGGGTCGTCGATCAGCATGATGGAGGAGGCGACGCTGCTGGGGGACAGTCCACTCTATGGCCGGTCCTCGCTGAAACTCGACGTTCGACAGCTCCCCTTCGACGCGGCCGTCGAATTCCTCCCCGAGGACGCGACACCAGACGACTCGGTTCGGGCCTGGAGCGTCTTCGGTGGCGTGCCCTACTATCTCGAAGAACTCGACCCGACGGCGTCACTCGGTGAGAACATCCATCACACTGCGCTCGCACGGCACGGCTCCCTGCACAGCGAACCGGAATACGTCCTCCGGATGGAACTCCAGGAACCGACGCGGTACTTCTCGATCCTCGAAGCGATCGCCGGCGGGGCGACCGGGCGCAACGACATCGCCGGTGCGACCGGGATCGAGTACAACCAGCTCTCGACGTATCTCGATCGACTGACGCGCTTGCGACTGATCGAGCGGCGCGTCCCGGTCACCGAGCGTCCCGAGCGCTCGAAACGGAGTCAGTACCGGATTCGAGACCCCTATTTCCGGTTCTGGTTTCGGTTTCTGTACGGCAGTCAGGACCGCTACGCCGAGTACGGGGCGGGGGCCTACGACCGTCTGATCGAGCCCGCAATGGGCGATTTCGTCGCGCCGGCGTTCGAGGAGTTGTGCTGTCGGGCGCTGTGGACGTTGTACGACGAGTATCCCGTCGTGAACGTCGGCCAGTGGTGGTATCAGGACCACGAAATCGATGTCGTCGGATTGACCGACGAGGGCGTGCTCGTCGCGGGCGAGTGCAAATACCAGTCCTCGCCAGCCGACTTCAGCGCGCTGTCGTCACTGGAACGTCACGTCGAGGAACTCCGCTGGACGCCCGACGGCGGGGGAGACCGAACCTGTGAGTATGCACTGTTCTCGCGGAGTGGCTTTTCGGACTCCCTCCGAGACGCGGCCGCCGATCGATCCGATCTCCGACTGTTCTCGCTGGCGGACGTGGTCGAGACCCTGACTGCAGACCGGTCGTGA
- a CDS encoding monovalent cation/H+ antiporter subunit E: MTNRLLVPVSDSGTLRQTVAHAVETAVEAEPVDESAATIHFVVALSRAQPVDADEPPGELLDRVAVWAAEDRGDADLSIETALIGSAEYLFSPDDYADVLAEYAADAGLDHAIFDPGYNPFGTAPLLPPLERELERRAIVAETAPVQRDRRFPSLVERGTVFQALALGAVAFGFYLLLAGSVAPFELVTGAITASVVATALWGVSLTAPVRPGRDVVRVARLLVYVPYLLAQIAVANLQIAYVVLHPDLPIDPEMVEFDAAVWSPLAATTLANSITLTPGTLTVDVSRRTFTVHTLTTTARDDLFDGGLERAVRFVFYGRSAARGAGPAEREEVQE; this comes from the coding sequence GTGACGAATCGGTTGCTCGTGCCGGTCTCCGACTCGGGCACGTTGCGGCAGACGGTCGCGCACGCCGTCGAGACCGCCGTCGAGGCGGAACCGGTCGACGAGAGCGCGGCGACGATCCACTTCGTCGTCGCACTGTCGCGGGCCCAGCCAGTCGACGCCGACGAGCCACCGGGCGAGTTGCTCGACCGCGTCGCGGTCTGGGCCGCCGAGGACCGCGGCGACGCCGACCTCTCGATCGAGACCGCACTGATCGGCTCCGCGGAGTACCTGTTCAGCCCCGACGACTACGCCGACGTGCTGGCCGAGTACGCCGCCGACGCGGGGCTCGATCACGCGATCTTCGATCCGGGCTACAACCCGTTCGGCACCGCACCCTTGCTCCCGCCGCTGGAACGTGAACTCGAACGACGAGCGATCGTCGCGGAGACCGCGCCCGTCCAGCGCGACCGTCGATTCCCGTCGCTGGTCGAACGCGGGACCGTGTTCCAGGCGCTCGCACTCGGCGCGGTCGCGTTCGGCTTCTATCTCCTCCTCGCGGGCTCGGTCGCCCCGTTCGAACTCGTCACGGGCGCGATCACCGCGAGTGTCGTCGCGACGGCGCTGTGGGGCGTCTCGCTGACGGCCCCGGTCAGGCCCGGCCGCGACGTCGTCCGTGTGGCTCGGCTCCTGGTCTACGTGCCCTATCTGCTGGCCCAGATCGCCGTCGCGAACCTCCAGATCGCGTACGTCGTCCTCCATCCCGACCTGCCGATCGACCCCGAGATGGTCGAGTTCGACGCCGCGGTCTGGTCGCCGCTGGCGGCGACGACGCTCGCGAACAGCATCACGCTCACGCCGGGCACGCTGACCGTCGACGTCTCGCGACGGACGTTCACCGTCCACACGCTGACGACGACCGCTCGCGACGACCTGTTCGACGGTGGCCTCGAACGTGCCGTCCGGTTCGTCTTCTACGGCCGGTCGGCCGCCCGCGGCGCGGGGCCCGCCGAACGCGAGGAGGTCCAGGAATGA
- a CDS encoding monovalent cation/H+ antiporter complex subunit F, protein MIAQILLGTAAAFLVVSLAGVYRIVTGPTAPDRVIAINLVGSNVVIVIAAIAAAIGEPGALDIALVYALLNFVLSIAISKFAVERGGFL, encoded by the coding sequence ATGATCGCGCAGATCCTGCTCGGGACCGCCGCGGCCTTCCTGGTCGTCTCGCTGGCGGGCGTCTACCGCATCGTCACCGGGCCGACCGCGCCCGATCGCGTCATCGCGATCAACCTCGTCGGGTCGAACGTCGTCATCGTCATCGCCGCGATCGCTGCCGCGATCGGTGAACCGGGCGCACTCGACATCGCGCTGGTGTACGCGCTGCTCAACTTCGTGTTGAGCATCGCCATCTCGAAGTTCGCGGTCGAACGGGGGGGATTCCTGTGA
- the mnhG gene encoding monovalent cation/H(+) antiporter subunit G: protein MTPREIAVLLLAAGGVFFAVVAAIGLLRFPDVYTRAHSASKSDTLGAVLTLAAVALAFDAGLARVKTVLLVVFMFLTNPTAAHAIARAAADRGIEPWTTEDDE, encoded by the coding sequence GTGACGCCCCGCGAGATCGCCGTCCTTCTCCTGGCCGCCGGGGGCGTCTTTTTCGCCGTCGTCGCCGCCATCGGCCTGTTGCGCTTCCCGGACGTCTATACGCGCGCCCACAGCGCCTCGAAAAGCGACACGCTCGGCGCCGTCCTCACACTCGCGGCGGTCGCGCTCGCGTTCGACGCCGGCCTCGCCCGCGTGAAGACCGTCCTGCTCGTCGTGTTCATGTTCCTCACCAACCCGACGGCCGCCCACGCCATCGCGCGCGCGGCGGCCGATCGCGGGATCGAACCCTGGACCACGGAGGACGACGAATGA
- a CDS encoding DUF4040 domain-containing protein: MIELALIAVLLATALATALLRDVLAAIVAFSAYSLAIAVVWVLLRAPDVGLTEAAVGAGVVTVLFLLAIEGTVRADAERTLARIDWPALGVALALVAVLAPTVLALPPVGAADTAVAAGDVTTHYVENAYDDTGVENVVTAVLAGYRGFDTLGEVTVVFAAGIGLLVVLGREGFA; encoded by the coding sequence ATGATCGAACTCGCACTCATCGCCGTGTTGCTCGCGACCGCGCTCGCGACCGCGCTCTTGCGGGACGTCCTCGCCGCGATCGTCGCTTTCAGCGCCTACAGCCTGGCGATCGCGGTCGTCTGGGTCCTCCTCCGCGCGCCCGACGTGGGACTGACCGAGGCCGCCGTCGGGGCCGGCGTCGTGACCGTCCTCTTCTTGCTCGCGATCGAGGGGACCGTCCGGGCCGACGCCGAGCGAACGCTCGCCCGGATCGACTGGCCCGCCCTCGGCGTCGCGCTCGCGCTCGTGGCCGTCCTCGCGCCGACGGTGCTCGCACTCCCGCCGGTCGGCGCGGCCGACACGGCGGTCGCCGCCGGTGACGTCACGACCCACTACGTCGAGAACGCCTACGACGACACCGGCGTCGAGAACGTCGTCACCGCCGTGCTCGCGGGCTACCGTGGGTTCGACACGCTCGGTGAGGTGACCGTCGTCTTCGCCGCCGGGATCGGACTGCTGGTCGTGCTCGGTCGGGAGGGATTCGCGTGA
- a CDS encoding MnhB domain-containing protein produces MSDADDRSPYVESPIIMTTVRVIAPFVFTLGLFVMFHGADSSGGGFQGGVIVATVVIMLGIAFGIDVTREWIGDTALGALAVLGVAAFLAAGLGALVFGGRFLEFGVYPIGHATTYGIEFVELGIGVTVAGVVSGLFFAIEAAADGGTQ; encoded by the coding sequence GTGAGCGACGCCGACGACCGCTCGCCGTACGTCGAGAGCCCGATCATCATGACGACCGTCCGGGTGATCGCGCCGTTCGTGTTCACCCTCGGGTTGTTCGTCATGTTCCACGGCGCGGACTCCTCGGGCGGTGGCTTCCAGGGTGGAGTCATCGTCGCGACGGTCGTGATCATGCTCGGCATCGCGTTCGGCATCGACGTGACTCGCGAGTGGATCGGTGACACCGCCCTGGGCGCACTCGCCGTTCTCGGCGTCGCGGCCTTCCTCGCGGCGGGGCTGGGCGCGCTCGTCTTCGGCGGGCGCTTCCTGGAGTTCGGGGTCTACCCGATCGGGCACGCGACGACCTACGGCATCGAGTTCGTCGAACTCGGGATCGGCGTCACCGTCGCGGGCGTCGTCTCGGGGCTGTTTTTCGCGATCGAAGCCGCCGCCGACGGAGGGACTCAATGA
- a CDS encoding cation:proton antiporter subunit C codes for MIEAVLERSYYVVVLALAGIGAYMTIGDRHLVKKVIGLNVFQTAIFLFFIAAAFVDGGSPPLLSAPAPYVSPLPHVLILTAIVVGVSLTAVALGLIVRIYNRYGTMHEDTLRELMADD; via the coding sequence ATGATCGAAGCCGTCCTCGAACGGAGTTACTACGTCGTCGTGCTCGCGCTGGCGGGCATCGGCGCGTACATGACGATCGGTGATCGCCATCTCGTGAAGAAAGTCATCGGGCTGAACGTCTTCCAGACCGCGATCTTCCTGTTTTTCATCGCGGCGGCGTTCGTCGACGGCGGCAGTCCGCCGCTGCTCTCGGCGCCCGCCCCCTACGTCAGCCCGCTGCCCCACGTCCTGATTCTCACCGCCATCGTCGTCGGCGTGAGTCTCACGGCGGTCGCGCTCGGGTTGATCGTCAGAATCTACAATCGCTACGGGACGATGCACGAGGACACCCTCCGGGAGTTGATGGCCGATGACTGA